A genomic region of Prosthecobacter algae contains the following coding sequences:
- a CDS encoding amidohydrolase family protein, producing the protein MRIWDLHCHLSGVAGLIPEDRLQNLLRYADRVGIERLCIYMGLKWALDPSPDDLVKQNDEVLRALVKYPDRAFGFVYLSAKHIERSMAELERCVAQGPMVGIKLWVAGRCDSPEIDPLIQRAAELKAVIFQHTWFKTGGNFPGESTPDDLVALARRFPKVPMICGHTGGTWELGIRAIREHKNLYADLAGSDPTAGMTEMAVRELGAHRVIYGSDAGGRSFASQLAKVHGAQISAEDKQLIFCDNLRQLMLPILQQKGIKA; encoded by the coding sequence ATGCGCATCTGGGATCTCCATTGCCACCTCAGCGGCGTCGCTGGCCTCATCCCAGAGGATCGCCTGCAAAACCTGCTGCGTTATGCAGATCGTGTAGGCATCGAGCGTCTCTGCATTTACATGGGCCTCAAGTGGGCTCTGGACCCTTCGCCCGATGACTTGGTGAAGCAGAACGACGAGGTGCTGCGGGCTTTGGTGAAGTATCCCGACCGTGCCTTCGGTTTTGTTTACCTCAGTGCCAAGCACATCGAACGCAGCATGGCCGAATTGGAACGATGTGTGGCTCAGGGCCCCATGGTGGGCATCAAGCTGTGGGTAGCAGGCCGCTGTGATTCCCCGGAGATTGATCCGCTGATCCAGCGAGCGGCGGAATTGAAGGCGGTGATCTTTCAGCACACTTGGTTCAAGACGGGCGGCAACTTTCCCGGAGAATCCACCCCGGATGATTTGGTGGCCCTGGCTCGCCGTTTCCCCAAAGTCCCCATGATCTGCGGCCATACCGGCGGCACCTGGGAGCTGGGCATCCGTGCCATTCGCGAGCACAAGAACCTCTATGCCGACCTCGCCGGCAGCGACCCGACCGCAGGCATGACCGAGATGGCCGTGCGGGAACTGGGCGCACATCGGGTGATCTATGGCAGCGATGCCGGGGGGCGCAGCTTTGCCAGCCAGTTGGCCAAAGTTCACGGCGCACAGATTTCCGCTGAGGACAAACAGCTCATCTTTTGTGACAATCTGCGCCAGCTCATGCTGCCCATCCTCCAGCAGAAAGGAATCAAAGCCTAA
- the fabD gene encoding ACP S-malonyltransferase, producing MPKQAVLLFAGQGAQKVGMGKDLAEAYPAVSDLLSQADAAIGYPLSQIMFEGPMEELTKTSRCQPALYAHGLALLEVLKSKVPDLEITATAGLSLGEFTAHAAAGTFDFATGLNLVFQRGSFMEEACDTTRGAMLAMLGGEESTIRELAAECDVDVANLNAPGQIVLSGSVEGIEAAAAKAKDKGIKRAIPLPVAGAYHSRLMKSAQDKLAVALEKATIVSPGVPVVCNFEARPVNRQEEIRATLTAQVTGSVRWVESMQHLISQGHTLFIELGPDATLAGLMGKIDKTVKVISIKDTATLDAAVAELNA from the coding sequence ATGCCAAAACAAGCCGTCCTCCTCTTCGCTGGTCAAGGTGCCCAAAAAGTGGGCATGGGAAAAGATCTCGCCGAGGCCTACCCCGCCGTGAGCGACCTGCTGTCCCAGGCTGATGCCGCGATCGGCTACCCGCTCTCGCAGATCATGTTTGAAGGGCCGATGGAGGAACTGACGAAGACCAGCCGCTGCCAGCCCGCGCTTTACGCCCATGGCCTCGCCTTGCTGGAAGTGCTGAAGTCCAAAGTGCCCGATCTGGAGATCACCGCCACGGCGGGCCTCTCCCTTGGCGAATTCACCGCTCACGCTGCTGCAGGCACCTTTGATTTTGCTACGGGTCTGAACCTCGTTTTCCAGCGTGGCAGCTTCATGGAAGAGGCCTGCGATACCACCCGCGGTGCCATGTTGGCCATGCTGGGTGGCGAAGAAAGCACCATCCGCGAGCTGGCTGCCGAATGCGATGTGGACGTAGCCAACCTGAATGCCCCGGGCCAGATCGTGCTTAGCGGTAGCGTGGAAGGCATCGAAGCTGCCGCTGCCAAGGCAAAGGACAAGGGCATCAAACGCGCCATCCCGCTGCCTGTCGCCGGGGCCTACCACAGCCGCCTGATGAAAAGCGCCCAGGACAAGCTGGCTGTCGCCTTGGAAAAAGCCACCATCGTCAGCCCCGGCGTGCCTGTGGTTTGCAATTTCGAAGCCCGCCCCGTAAACCGTCAAGAAGAGATCCGCGCCACCCTCACCGCCCAGGTCACCGGCAGCGTCCGCTGGGTGGAGTCCATGCAGCACCTCATCTCCCAGGGCCATACCCTGTTCATCGAGCTCGGGCCGGATGCCACCCTGGCTGGCCTCATGGGCAAGATCGATAAAACGGTGAAAGTCATCTCCATCAAGGACACCGCGACGCTGGATGCAGCCGTGGCGGAGCTGAATGCTTGA
- a CDS encoding magnesium transporter, with amino-acid sequence MNLEADANLLEDVRERAPHDAADLLETLPALDGVRVLEALNPMVAQQVLHEMTDEHRCAIIAAAPIEKARQWMRNREYPEDSVGWLMEPPVAVFRPSMTVKGTIEALRKLTKRAFITYGYVTDDANRLLGVLVFRDLMLGKPEALLSEVMYTSIFALRPDMELTEAMKQTVNRHLPVYPVCDAEGRLLGLVRGQNLFEARAIEISAQAGTMMGVNDEERLSTPLWRSLRFRHPWLQVNLVTAFLAAGVVGYFEPTLDRLVLLAAFLPVLAGQSGNTGCQALAVALRGMTLGDLKAGDERRLVMKEGTLGLLNGALVGLTAGIGMFLYASSQQNPKALMLGIVVLLSMVASCVVSGLCGALIPLTLRKLGADPATASSIFLTTATDVVSMGVFLGLATWLV; translated from the coding sequence ATGAACCTGGAAGCCGATGCCAACCTCCTCGAAGACGTGCGCGAGCGTGCGCCCCACGATGCCGCCGACCTTCTGGAAACCCTACCGGCACTGGACGGGGTGCGGGTGCTGGAGGCCCTGAACCCGATGGTAGCCCAGCAAGTGCTGCATGAGATGACGGACGAGCATCGCTGCGCCATCATTGCGGCGGCACCCATCGAAAAGGCACGCCAGTGGATGCGCAACCGCGAGTATCCAGAAGACTCCGTGGGTTGGCTGATGGAGCCACCTGTGGCCGTCTTTCGTCCCTCAATGACAGTGAAAGGCACCATTGAGGCGCTGCGCAAGCTAACGAAGCGCGCATTCATCACTTATGGTTATGTCACCGATGATGCCAATCGGCTGCTGGGGGTGCTGGTCTTTCGCGACTTGATGTTAGGCAAACCGGAAGCGCTGCTTTCGGAGGTGATGTACACCAGCATCTTTGCCCTGCGCCCTGACATGGAGCTGACTGAGGCGATGAAGCAGACGGTGAACCGCCACCTGCCCGTTTACCCCGTCTGCGATGCTGAAGGGCGGCTGCTGGGCCTGGTGCGAGGGCAAAACCTCTTTGAAGCCCGTGCCATCGAGATCAGTGCTCAGGCGGGAACGATGATGGGGGTGAATGATGAGGAACGCCTGAGCACGCCCCTCTGGCGCAGCCTGCGCTTTCGCCACCCATGGCTGCAGGTGAACCTCGTCACCGCCTTCCTCGCGGCGGGCGTGGTAGGTTACTTTGAGCCGACGCTGGATCGCCTGGTCCTGCTGGCCGCCTTTCTCCCGGTGCTGGCCGGCCAGTCTGGCAATACCGGCTGTCAGGCGCTGGCTGTGGCCCTGCGAGGCATGACCTTGGGAGATCTGAAGGCAGGCGATGAGAGACGACTGGTGATGAAGGAAGGCACGCTGGGCCTGCTGAATGGTGCCCTCGTGGGCCTGACGGCAGGCATCGGCATGTTTCTTTATGCGAGCAGTCAGCAAAATCCCAAGGCGTTGATGCTGGGCATCGTCGTCCTGCTTTCCATGGTAGCCAGCTGTGTGGTCAGCGGCCTGTGTGGGGCGCTCATTCCCCTCACCCTGCGAAAGCTGGGGGCAGATCCCGCCACAGCCTCCAGCATCTTCCTCACCACGGCCACGGATGTGGTGAGCATGGGGGTGTTTCTGGGATTGGCGACTTGGTTGGTGTGA